A genome region from Primulina eburnea isolate SZY01 chromosome 9, ASM2296580v1, whole genome shotgun sequence includes the following:
- the LOC140842044 gene encoding formin-like protein 11: protein MGFGGSQVLHLFLLIFFLFVTSFYCTHNLIAKASFNAQEYYFNSEMYYGGNNGDEFAGKQDKNGLFLKKFRVLLGLPSFRSHKSRNGQFAYLPPSSSPSPAPAWTTAPVVNTHRHAHPPLPYHSSSSRDHKERKEDEGKGMKDRRILSAVFASVGVTSILCAIGLFFCCRKFKKQLKWRTKKGVSMHTSEPRNKGKSKFATSQSSAKKVSSDPGPDLFYLDSLETALNQKHGFINPNFDPGKTAFARNMSNCSHDESEESDKKVMHSEYVSGRRCSVVEITTVHEISESVEHKNEDRHFSCGERLITEEQIHEFDDKIINEESDSSDGESFHSFCNSCSPQVRDSNVSAGSVGEFFEVTSQDDQYKESLGFKSSEISNSSPILSAPGTPLPLLPPPPPPPPPPPPPPSVPFMIVSSSPSSRTKSSLKPSTLVNFSYSQAPKTSPSPPLPPSLLEGNVNNPLKIPPPPPSQHNQHMPSGKDGSPLPKLKPLHWDKVRATPDRSTVWDKLRSSSFEFDEEMIESLFGYNLQNTIKMDEAKSKTPSPSKHVLDPKRLHNITILSKALNVTAAQVCRALIRGDGLSLQDLEALSKMVPTKEEEAKLSNYRGDVLELGSAEKLVKEMLKIPFAFARIKAMLYRETFEDEVFHLIKSFSMLEEACKELRSSRLFLKLLEAVLKTGNRMNIGTTRGGAKAFKLDTLLKLADVKGTDGKTTLLHFVVQEIMRSEGIRVSESIMGRINMRSNTLNIEDKEENYRKMGLDLVSGLSTELCNVKKTATIDLDVLASSVTNLSEETSKLQRLVQKDMIMEETKGNFVISMRSFLKYAETKVKELQQNENRVLLHVKEITEYFHGNVSKDESNPLHIFVIVRDFLSMLDHVCKELRSSKTPRSPNPLSVF from the exons ATGGGTTTTGGTGGTTCTCAAGTTCTCCACTTGTTTTTGTTGATCTTCTTTTTATTTGTAACATCTTTCTACTGTACACACAATTTGATTGCAAAGGCCTCATTCAATGCACAAGAGTACTACTTCAACAGTGAAATGTATTATGGAGGAAATAATGGGGATGAATTTGCTGGAAAACAAGATAAAAATGGCTTGTTTTTGAAGAAGTTTAGAGTTCTGTTGGGACTTCCAAGCTTCCGATCTCACAAGTCAAGAAATGGGCAATTTGCATATCTTCCTCCATCATCATCACCTTCGCCAGCGCCAGCCTGGACTACAGCTCCGGTGGTGAACACTCACCGACACGCGCATCCGCCGCTGCCTTACCACTCTTCGTCCTCGAGAGATCATAAAGAACGGAAAGAAGACGAAGGAAAAGGCATGAAAGATAGAAGAATCTTGAGTGCAGTATTTGCGTCGGTTGGGGTTACCTCTATACTATGTGCAATTGGGCTCTTCTTTTGCTGCAGGAAATTCAAGAAACAACTAAAATGGAGGACCAAAAAAGGCGTATCGATGCACACAAGTgagccaagaaacaaaggtaaATCAAAGTTTGCCACTTCCCAAAGCTCAGCGAAAAAGGTGAGTTCAGATCCAGGCCCTGACCTTTTTTACCTTGATTCATTAGAAACGGCACTAAACCAAAAACATGGTTTCATCAATCCGAATTTCGATCCCGGAAAAACGGCTTTTGCTCGAAACATGTCAAATTGTTCGCATGATGAGAGTGAAGAATCTGATAAGAAAGTTATGCATTCTGAATATGTTAGTGGTAGGCGTTGTTCAGTTGTGGAAATCACTACTGTGCATGAAATTTCTGAGTCGGTCGAGCATAAAAATGAGGACCGTCACTTTTCTTGTGGTGAAAGATTGATTACTGAAGAACAAATACATGAATTTGACGATAAGATTATCAATGAAGAATCTGATTCATCTGATGGTGAATCTTTCCATTCTTTCTGCAATTCATGTTCGCCGCAAGTGAGAGACTCCAATGTATCAGCCGGTAGCGTAGGCGAATTTTTTGAAGTTACTTCTCAAGATGACCAATATAAGGAATCACTCGGTTTTAAATCTTCAGAGATTTCGAACTCTAGTCCCATTTTATCAGCCCCAGGTACTCCCCTGCCGCTGCTACCTCCGCCACCGCCACCGCCaccgccaccacctccaccaccttCAGTGCCATTCATGATCGTTTCTTCATCTCCTTCATCAAGAACCAAATCCAGCCTTAAACCGTCCACATTGGTGAATTTTTCGTATTCCCAAGCTCCGAAAACAAGTCCTTCCCCACCACTGCCACCATCCCTTTTGGAAGGAAACGTGAATAATCCTCTCAAAATTCCACCGCCTCCACCTTCCCAGCACAATCAACATATGCCATCAGGAAAAGATGGCTCGCCACTACCAAAGCTCAAACCACTCCATTGGGACAAAGTTAGAGCTACACCAGATAGATCAACGGTGTGGGACAAGCTTCGATCTAGCTCGTTCGA ATTTGATGAGGAAATGATCGAGTCTCTTTTCGGGTACAACCTCCAAAATACCATCAAGATGGATGAAGCAAAAAGCAAAACTCCATCACCGAGCAAGCATGTCCTTGATCCTAAAAGACTACATAACATAACCATACTTTCTAAAGCATTGAATGTCACTGCAGCACAAGTATGCCGGGCGCTAATCCGAG GGGATGGTCTGTCATTACAAGATTTAGAAGCACTCTCAAAGATGGTTCCCACCAAGGAAGAAGAGGCTAAGCTCTCAAACTACAGAGGAGATGTTCTTGAATTAGGATCAGCTGAGAAATTAGTGAAGGAGATGCTCAAGATACCATTTGCATTTGCAAGAATAAAGGCTATGCTATACCGAGAGACTTTTGAAGATGAGGTCTTTCATCTCATAAAATCTTTCTCAATGCTCGAG GAGGCGTGCAAGGAACTAAGATCGAGCCGACTCTTCCTAAAACTACTCGAGGCAGTTCTCAAAACAGGAAACAGAATGAATATTGGAACGACAAGAGGAGGCGCCAAAGCTTTCAAGCTCGATACCCTTCTTAAACTTGCTGATGTAAAGGGAACAGATGGAAAAACGACGCTCCTTCATTTTGTCGTCCAAGAAATCATGCGGTCAGAGGGCATACGAGTATCAGAAAGCATAATGGGCAGAATCAACATGAGAAGCAACACTTTAAACATTGAAGACAAGGAAGAAAACTACAGGAAAATGGGCTTAGACCTTGTCTCCGGTTTAAGCACTGAGCTATGCAATGTAAAAAAAACAGCAACAATAGACTTAGATGTTCTTGCAAGCTCGGTTACAAATTTATCCGAGGAAACGAGTAAGCTGCAACGTTTGGTTCAAAAGGACATGATAATGGAAGAAACAAAGGGTAACTTTGTTATTTCGATGAGATCATTCTTGAAGTATGCAGAAACGAAGGTGAAAGAACTGCAACAAAATGAGAATAGAGTCTTGTTACATGTTAAAGAAATCACCGAATATTTTCATGGAAACGTAAGCAAAGACGAATCGAACCCACTtcatatttttgtaattgtaAGAGACTTTTTGAGTATGTTAGATCATGTGTGCAAGGAACTGAGAAGCTCGAAAACGCCTCGAAGTCCTAACCCTTTATCTGTATTCTGA